In Thermobaculum terrenum ATCC BAA-798, the DNA window CTCTCCTGGCTCTCGACAAGGATAACAACCTGGTGGCAAATGCTGCGGAGAGCATGACCGTTTCTCCTGATGGCAAGACCTACACGTTCAAGATTCGTTCGGGCATGACCTATTCCGATGGCAAGCCTGTAACTGCTGAGAACTATGCTTATGCCATCAAGAGGGCATGCGACCCCAATGTAAACGGTAAGTACTCTTCGATCCTGTACGCCATACAGGGCTGCCAGGCCTGGCGCGAGGCAGATCTGGAGAAGGACAAGGCTAAGCTGCCACAACTCAAGGCCGTAGTAGACAAGGCTGTGACCGCGACTGATGACCAGACCCTGGTTATCAAGCTGACACAGCCCGCTGGTTACTTCCCGTACGTGATGGCTACATGGGTTACCTATCCATCCCGCCAGGATCTGGTAGAGGCCGGTGGTACTAACTGGTGGAAGGATCCCAAGTACTTCATCGGTAATGGCCCATTCAAGATGGTCAGCTACAACCCACAGCAGGGTGTAGTGTTCGAGCGCAACGACAACTACTTCCGTGGTAAGCCGGGCGTTGCCAAGCTCGTCTTCAAGGTCATCAACGATCCTCAGGTTGGTTTCCTGGCTTACCAGAGGGGTGAGCTGGATGCAGTAGGTATCTCTTCTGACCAGCTACCTCAGATCAAGGGTGATCTCCAGAAGCAGTTGGTAAGGCAGGTTGATGCAGCGACCTTCTACATCGGCTTCAACTTGGAGAAGAAGCCATTTGATAACCAGAAGGTTCGCCAGGCTATAGCCTATGCTCTCAACCGCGAGCAGTACATACGACAGATCAACGGTGGTGTAGGTAAGCCCGCTGGCACCTTCATCCCGCCTGGAATTCCAGGTCACCAGGATGAGGTTCAGCAGACCTATGATCCTGAGAAGGCCAGGCAGCTGCTTGCCGAGGCTGGTTATCCCAATGGTAGAGGATTCCCACCGCAGAAGCTGTACTACGATGCTGAGGACAGTGCTGCCAAGAAGAGAGCTATCTTCATACAGCAGAACCTGAAGCAGGTCCTCAACATAGACATCGTAGCTACTCCGTTGGAGTCCACGACCCTGCAATCTATGCTGAACGACAGGTCCAAGAACCCACCAATCTATAGATTGGGATGGATTCAGGACTATCCACACCCACAGGACTGGGATTCCCTGGTGTTTGGCAACAACAGCCCGCTGGCTCCTAACGGTTGGAACGATCCAGAGTTCAACGCTCTGGTGAACAAGGCTGACAAACTGCCAATCGATCAGGCTATACCTCTGTATCAGCAAGCGGAGAAGATCCTGGTTGAAAAGGCTCCAGTCGCTTTCCAGTTCCACTCCGAGTCGCTGGTGCTGATCAAGCCAAATGTCAAGGGTGTGTCCCATCACCTGAGCGATCCTCTTGGCCTGATCTACGAGTCTGACAAGATCTACAAGACCAAGTAGGGTTGCCTAGGTAGCACAACTAGAGGGGGGTTGCCACAAGGTGGCGGCCCCCTCTGTTTATTTGGTCAAATTCTGGACATAACCGGTAAAATGATGTAAAACCTTCAAGCAGATAAAGTTCTTATAGTAGAGGGGATAAGGTGCTTAGGTTTATAGTCAACAGGCTTTTATGGATGATTCCAGTACTGTGGCTTGTGGGGACTGTAACTTTCTTCCTGATGCATGCTGCTCCTGGCAGCCCTTGGGATGTTCGAGTGGGAGGAAAAAATATCAGCCCTGAGCTGGAGAAATCCTTCAACAGGAAGTATGGTCTTGACAAGCCTCTAGTAGTGCAATACCTGATCTACTGGCGCAACGTGCTCAAGCTGGATTTCGGGCAATCCTACTCTAATGAGTCGCAGACTGTCGTACAGCGTATAATGGCAGGCTTCCCGTATTCCGCTCGAATAGGTCTGTACGCTTGGGTTATGGCGCTTGTGTTAGGGATATCTCTAGGAATAATAGCTGCGCTCAAACAGAACACCTGGATCGACTATGTGAGTCTGTTCTTCGCTACTGTGGGCTATACTATCCCCAGCTTTGTGTTAGGTATATTTCTACTAATCATCTTTGCTGTGAAGCTGGGATGGGTGCCTGTGCTGTTTGCGGGCTGGAAGAGCTACATACTACCTAGCGTAGCTCTAGGACTAAGCACCGCAGCTTTCATAGCTAGGCTCACAAGAGCGAGCGTCCTGGAGATAATACGGCAGGACTATATACGTACGGCTAGAGCTAAGGGGCTACCGCCGCGCATAATAAACCTCAGGCACATAGTTCGCAACGCCCTAATTCCGGTGGTAACGATCTCTGGACCTGCCCTGGCATCTCTTATAACTGGAACGATTATCATAGAGAACGTCTTCAATGTGCCCGGGATGGGTTATCTATTTATCCAAAGCATCTCTGCACGGGATTATCCAGTGATAATGGGCACCACTTTGTTCTATACCTTCTTCATAGTAATAGGCAACCTGCTAGTGGACCTTACATATGGCTTGGTAGATCCGCGCATCAAGACTAGCTAAGAAGGAGGCAAGAGTAAATCCAATGGCAGAGGCAGCAGATCAGATCACGGCATTAAGAGAGGCCAGCGCTGTACGCCCTAGGGGACTTTGGGTGGATGCCTGGAGAAGACTCAAACGTAACAAGATGGCTATAGCAGGCGCAATATACATCTTGATAATGGCGCTTATTGCCATATTTGCTGATGTTCTGGCGCCCCACAACCCCAACGCTATAGACCCGACCGCGGCTCCAAACACCCCACCATTCTGGGTAGCGGGTCATAATCCTCAGTATTTACTAGGCACTGACTCCCTCGCTCGGGATGAGCTTAGCAGGCTGATCTACGGAGCTCGAGTCAGCCTGATAGTTGGTTTTGTCCCGGTCTTTATAGTTACTGCTATAGGCGTAACAGTAGGAATGACCTCAGGTTGGCTAGGAGGCCGCGCGGATAACATCATAATGAGAATAGTGGATGTAGTGTATGCATTCCCTGCACTCCTGTTCTACATAGTTGTCCAATCTGCTTTCAGGGATTCTAAGATCGGAGATATATTTGGTGGGTTGCTACTACTGTTCATAGCCTTTGCTATCACGGACTGGGTGAGCATGGCGAGATTGGTTAGAGGAGAAGTCCTGAGGCTGAAGAACAGAGAGTTCGTGGAGGCAGCCAAAGCTCTGGGAGTACCCACGCGAAGAATACTCATAAGACATATACTGCCCAACAGCTTGGCACCGATCATTGTTTCGATAGCCTTTGGAGTACCATCATACATACTTGCCGAGTCTTCCCTTAGCTACCTGGGATTGGGCGTCAAACCGCAAACACCTACCTGGGGCAGCATGGTGTACGATAGCTTCCCGCAGGTGACTTATGCTCCCGAGTTCGTGCTGATGCCCTCGATCCTGATAGCCCTCATAATGCTTGCCTTTACCTTCTTGGGTGATGGTCTGAGGGATGCCCTTGACCCCTACATGGGCAAGTAATTAGCCATACGGCCTAGCAAAGCTCTATTATAGAGGTAAGCCGCAGCCGAGGGTTCACAAAGCCCTCGGCTGTGTATTGTGAGTCGGATTTGCCGACTGTATGCTCTCATAATCTCACTTTCGGAGGGGATTGGTGTGTCCGAGGGGGTAGTGTCCGGTGCTGCTTACAAGGCGGGCGAGCTGGAGCGCGAGAGGTTCACAAGGCTCAACTTCAGGCACAACTTTCTGATAATGCTTGCAGACTCGATCTCCTTTCAGCTTGCTACCAGCCTAATGTCTCAAGTCACGATACTGCCTCTGTTCGTGAGAGAGATAACTGATTCTACCTTGGCAGTGGGACTGATAACTGCCATAGCGAGTCTCGGGACGCTGTTGCCAGCAATATTTGTCGCTGGCTATATAGAGCAGAAGGCCATCCAGAAGTGGTATCTGTTCATTGTTGCCTTAATAGAGAGGTTCCCCATACTGGCACTGTCCATACTCACGCCGCTTTTAGGCCGGAGCAACCCTGATCTTCTTCTATGGGTATTCTTTGGTGCATGGACAATGCATAACCTTGCAATGGGTTTGAACATGCCCTCGTACTTTAACCTCTTCTCGAAGGTCATACCACCCAACAGGAGGGGCATCACCTGGGGGCTTGGGGGTACCATAGGTGGGCTACTGGCGATATTGGGAAGCTCTCTCTCTGGAGTTCTCCTGGAGAGGTATGGTTTTCCGGATGCTTTTGCTCTGATCTTCTTCATAGCGTTCGTGATACTCTTCGTAGGCATATTAGGCTTTCCATTCACTCGAGAGCTCCCGTCGGAAGATGTGACGAGGCATCGATCTATCCTGGAGTATCTAAGGAGGGCTCCCAAGCTGCTGCTCGAGGACAGGGAGTTTGGCTTATTTGTTGGGGCACAGGCGATCTACACCTTGGCATTCATGGCCTCAGCGTTCTACACCGCATATGCTATAGATAGGTTTGGGGCTTCTCCCCAGCAGGTAGCTCTATTTACAACTATCCTGATGGGTTCGAACACTGTAGCCAACTTACTCTATGGCACCTTGGCCGACAGGCGAGGTAACAAAATAGTCCTCCAGGTGGCTATGTCTTCCGGGGTGATCGCACCGCTTATCGCGGCTATGGCACCATCTATAGAGTGGTTCTATATAGTGTTCGCCCTCAATGGACTAATGATAGTAGGATCCAATATGGGCAGCTCCAACATGCCGCTAGAATTTGCACCCCCAGGACAGGTGCCTACTTACAGCTCCATCAACATGGCTATCACTGCACCTCTGCGGAGCTTAGTGCCGATCCTGGGAGGTGTGATAGCAGGATACGGCTATGTAATCATCTTCGTGATCGCGATGATGGCAGCGTTATTGGCGCTCCTGGTCACATCTATGCTGGTTAGAGACCCAAGGTTTACCAGGAGTACGAAACTATAAGAACAGGAGGGCGGATATGACGGATGGTCGGTTCAGGATAGAAAGAGACTCCATGGGTGAGGTCAGGGTTCCAGCTGATGCTTACTATGGTGCGCAGACTCAGAGAGCGGTTGAGAACTTCCCGATAAGCGACCTGCGATTTCCGAGGAGATTTATCAAAGCTCTTGGACAGATCAAGATGGCTGCTGCCGAGGTGAACGCAGATCTTGGGCTGCTTGATCCTGAGATAGCAAGGGCAATAGTGCAGGCGGCTCAAGAGGTTATCGAGGGTAAGATGGACTCCCAGTTCGTGGTCGATATCTTTCAGACTGGTTCTGGGACTTCGACCAACATGAACGCTAATGAGGTGATTGCCAACCGGGCTATAGAGTTACTGGGAGGTGAGATTGGGACAAAGTCCCCAGTGCATCCCAATGATCACGTAAACTTGGGGCAAAGCTCCAATGATGTTATCCCCACAGCCATTCATGTTTCTACGCTGTCAGCCATACAGGAGGATCTGGAGCCGGCACTGAGTGAGCTGTTAGCAGCTCTACGGGAGAAATCTGTGGAGTTCATGCCTATCATCAAGACCGGCAGGACGCATCTGCAGGATGCTACTCCCATCCGTCTGGGCCAGGAGTTTGAAGGATACGCTGGCCAGGTGGAGAGGGCATTGCAGCGCCTATCCTATGCCAAGGCCGAGCTCTCTGAGGTGGCGCTTGGTGGTACAGCAGTGGGCACAGGAATAAACACTCATCCAGAGTTCGCACGCAGGGTGTGCGAAAAGCTCTCGCAGCTGAACGGCTTTGAGATCAGGGAAACGACGAACCACTTTCAGGCGCAGAGTTCGCTGGATGCCTGTGTGCTCACCAGCGGCGTACTCAAGACGATAGCCGTGAGCCTTATGAAGATCGCCAACGACATCAGGTGGTTGGGATCGGGCCCTAGGGCCGGGATCGGTGAACTGGAGCTACCCGAGGTTCAGCCTGGCAGTTCTATAATGCCGGGGAAAGTGAATCCGGTGATAGCTGAGAGCCTGCTCATGGTGTGTGCACAGGTGATAGGTAGTGATGCTGTTGTGGCCACTGGCGGTCAGTGGGGCAACTTCGAGCTGAACACCATGATGCCTGTGGTAGCCTACAACCTACTACAATCGGTAGAGATAATGGCTTCTGCCTCCAGCAACTTTGCGAGGAAGTGTGTCAGGGGGCTGAGAGCGACGGAGAGAGGCCCTCAGCTGGTGGAGCAAGGGCTGGCTATATGCACAGCCCTTGCTCCTGAGATAGGTTACGATGCTGCTGCCAAGATAGCGCAGGAAGCACATCGGACAGGCAGGACTATACGTGAGGTGGCTAGGGAGAGGACACAGCTTTCAGACGAAGAGCTGGACCGGATACTCAACCCAGAGGTCATGACCGAGCCTGGCAGGAACATAGGTCCAGCTGGTGGTTAGGCGGGGCTGAGACTCCTACCTAACTACTACGGCCGGTAGATGTACATTAGCCTTGGGGTGATGTCGTAACCGGCGGATCTGAGGATCTTCATAGCGTCGGGCTCGGTCGACATCTGTAGCCTGCTACTAAGTAGTGAGAGCAGGGACACCGAGTGGCGGTACCTTACTACCTGGGCATTCTTTATACCTGCAAGCTGTTCCGCTACCTGTACAGCCTTATCCAGATTTCCAAGCTCATCTACCAGCCCCAGCTGTTTGGCCTGTTGCCCGGAATAGACACGACCATCAGCAAGTTGTCTGACCCTGGATGTCGGCATCTTGCGGCCTTGGGCGATGACGTTAACGAATTGGTTGTAGGCCTCGTCGACCAGCTGCTGCAGGATCTGTCTCTCTTCTTTGGTCGGGTCCCGAAACGGGTTGCCTATATCTTTGAACTCTCCGCTACGGATCACTACCTGGCTTATGCCTACCTTATCAGCAGCCTTGGAGAAGTTCATGTATTCCATGATCACCCCCAAAGACCCTGTGAGGGTCATGGGGTTGGCAACTATCTTATCCGCGGCCATCGAGATGTAGTATGCCCCCGAGGCGGCTGTGCTGACCATACGCACCACCACGGGCTTACGTGTTCTCTGCTTGAAGTCCAGGATCTCCCTATACATCTCATCGCTAGCTACGACCTCTCCGCCGGGAGAGTCCACCTCAAGGATAATGGCCTTGACCTTGGAGTCGTTTTCGGCCTGATCGAGCATAGCTTTCAGAGATTCAGGTGTAGCAGCAGAGGTGGTGAAACCTCCGGCACTCTCTTGTATAGTCCCTGTTACAGGGATTATGGCTATCTTCCATTCACCGCTACCTTGGACTGCCTCCTCATGTATGGATTCTGCCGTGCTCTCCACGGATCTACCCATTAGTACTGCCAGAGCCACACACGCCACGCATGCTACCACCAGTGCAGATAGGAACACAACTATAGGTATCCATGATCTCTTCCTGGGTTGAGGTTGAGGTTGAGTCTGATGTTGTGGTTGTGCAGGTGTCTCCAATAGGGTCTCCTCTTATGAGCTTACTCTTGTAGTTATGACCAGACTTAGTATTATAGCTGCCACGAACATAAGTATAAAAAATACGCCCAGACAACCCAGGCAAGATAACCCGCAGGAGGCCGTGCTCTTCCTTGGATCCAGCTGATGTACGTGCCTGATGCCCGTAACTGCCAGCCACGCCATCCACATGAATTGCCCTATCAACAGACTGAAGGACAGTGAGCCCAGGAATGCCGCCGCTGGACTATCTGGGGATGTAGTGGATGCGGCTGCTGCCAGGACTGAGCCTGCTACCAGACCCACGATCAGCGGAAGTTGGGATACGCCCGAGACCACTAGCATGGATGACAGCCTGCCCGTGCCACCGAACACTCTGCCAGTAAGGTACATGAGTACACCAAGCACCAGCCAAGTTATAAAAGGGTAAGTAGCAGCTGCTACGGGCGTTAGCACTTTCATTGCTTGCTGGGTGGCCTGGAGGACGTCACGCGGCACGTCAGGGAAATACTGTTGCTCCAGCTGTAGAACGCCACTGTTGAGATTGATCAGGGTAGTAATAAGGTTAAGGAACGCCAGCAGTGATACAGTACCTACCGCCCATCGGGTGCCGCCAGCTTTTAGCAGTCGCGGGAATTCTTCATTTGGGGCCCAAAGGATTCGCAGGGTTTCCATTAGCTGCCTCCGGGATCCTGCTCCGCCAGTGCCTGTATGACCTTGGGCAGGGATACGTCGTATCTGTAGCTGGTGTTGGAGTGGTTGTCGTCGAACTCTTCGTACTCATAGGGCACTCCAAGCTCTTCCAGTCTGGATGTAAGGATTCTGGCCCCGAAATGAAGGTTGTACTGATCTCTGAAGCCGCAGTCCAAGAAGAGTAGCTTGAGTGATCTAAGCGAGTCAGCATAGCGGTCTACCATGTATATAGGGTCATTCTCCAGCCATCTCTGCCAGACGTCATCTCTTATCTGGCAGGTTCTCAGGTCAAAGGGGAAGTCTATCCCCAGAGGTTTATTGGGATCAGGCGAGTAGGCGGCAGCCATAGCCAGTATGTTCACGGCCTCGAAGTCGCTGCCAGACTTCTTGGGCTTGTCGTTGAATTGTTGCCACCAGACCTCGAGTCCTCCTGCCCGCTCGATGGCGCTCACGAACTTCGGGAAATCCGGCTTGTAACACAGTTCGAAGTACATGTCCCCGCTGTGACAGGCGACCGCTGAGAAGATATCAGGATGTCTCATTCCCAGCACCAGGGCGCCATATCCCCCACTGCTCTTCCCCATGATCCCTCTATGGTCACGACCTGGCAGAGTATTGAAGCTACTATCTACCAAGGGCACAACCTCAGTTATGAGGTGGTCTTCGTACATACCGGTTGCAGTGGAGTTTATGTACTGACTACCCCCGAAGGATGTGAAGCAGTCGGGCATAACAAGTATAGCAGGGGGTACCCCCTGAGATATGAGTCTGTCCATACGCTCGGCAATGTTGGGCTGCCAGGGCTGAAAGTTCAGGAAGGATCTGCCGGTGCCTGAGAACCCCGCGAGCATGTATACCACAGGATAGCCCCGAGAGGACTCGCTGTAGTCAGGTGGTAAATACACTAGCAGCTCACGCTCCCAAGGGTCACCCAGGGGATTGGTCTTCAGCACCTCGCTCTGTATTGTGATCGACTCAACTCTTCCTCTCTTCATCCTCAGCTCCTATGAGTCCAATATCTACAGGCATTTTCTCAGAAGCAGGATACCACACTAAGAGCGTAAATCTTTGAGAGCCATGTAGTAAGTAAGTATGAAGAAATCGGCGCTTGAGCAGACATCCATGATGCATATCTGCCGCTATCAGTCTTGCGCTAGCCCTCCATCAGGGCACTATTGTTCCTTGCCTTGTCCTCCTGTAGAGAGTCATAGACTACCTGCTCCTGGCATCTTACGCCAAGAGTGCTTTCGCGAGCGATCAGTCTAAAGTCTACCTGTTCTTCTCTGGGAGGAGTTGTAGTGCCTTCTTCCATGCGAGATATCAGCATGGACATCGCGATGCGTGCGATCTGTTCCTTATTGGGAGATATACTGGTGAGTGTAGGGTTGCTGTAGCTAGCCTCCTCTATGTCATCGAAGCCTACTACCGCGACGTCCTCGGGTACCCTCAGCCCAAAGTTTATAAGGGTCCTTATGGCACCCAGTGCGAGTAGATCATTGAAGCAGAACACCGCATCCGGCGGGTCCTTGAGTTCCAGCAGCTTTCTCATGGCCTCGGCGCCCTCATGCCTATGATAAACTGGCGCCCTGGCTATAAGGTCCTGGTCGATCCCTATACCTGCCTCTTGCAGGGCTTCATAGTATCCTCTGAGTCGCAGGTGTCCGGTCTGTACGACGACCCCAGGCTGTGCACCGATCGCTGCGATACGCCTTCGACCGAGATCCAACAGGTGTCGTACAGCCACGCGCGCGGCCTTGACGTTGTCTATGCCTACGTGGTCCAGTATGCCGTCGGTGGCCCCCTCGCCGAGCAGAACTAGGGGAGTATCGTCCCTTCGCTCCAGCAGATCCTCCTTCCCCGTCTCTATAGGGCTAAAGATAATGCCATCTACCATCTGAGGGCGTATGCCTGCCAGTACGAGCTTTTCTCTGTCCCTTGCGCCACCTGTTTGATCGATAAGCACCGTGTATCCTCGCTCTCCGGCAACCTTGATGACCAAGCGTGCTAGCTCTGAGAAGTAGGGGAAGTCGATCTCCGGTACGGCAAGAGCGATAAGCCCCGACTTACCATTACGCAGGTTCCTGGCAGACAGGTTGGGCCGATAATTGAGCTCCTCGAGGGCGCGCTGCACACGCATCCTGGTCTCCTCGGTCACATGGGGATAGTTATTGACTACGTTGGACACGGTCTTGACCGACACTCCAGCAAGCTTGGCCACGTCCCTTAGGCTTGCACCCTGGAACCTTCTGGCCTTCCCGAGCTTATTCTGCTTATCGTCTATCTGATCTGATCGAGGCATAGAGCAAATCTCCCAGGCAACATTATACATATTGCGGATTCCGGGATGGATTGCCCCCACCCCCAGCCCATTCCCACAGGGAGAGGGAGTCTTTGTACCCTATGCTCTCGGGGATTTACCCACCGCCGGGTGAAGTACCCTCTTGAAAAATAGGTGCTTCAGACACCACATCCCTGCCATAGGGGCAAGTGGGTGAGTGGGCAGCTCCCAAAGGTCGCACTCTTTCTCTTGACAATGATTTAGGTCTTTTGTAGTATTTCGACAAATAGTTTACAACGTTGTAAAAACAAGATATCTACGTGTTAGCAGGAGGAGGTGGTAGCTCGAAGGGTTTTGTCCTGGCTTTCATGTCTGGGTTCTTCCCAAAGGCTTCTTCATGGCACAAACCCTTTATTCTTGAATTTCACTCAGGAGGCTATCAAGAGATGAGCGAGGAGAGGCAGGAAAGATCTAGCAGTTTGCTTACAAGAAGGCAGGCGCTCAAGGCAATAGGTATGGGAGCCGTGGGGATTGCCCTGGCGGCATGTGGTGGCGGGGCTGGCTCCACGCCGACAGCTCCCGTTGGTGGTCAGGTAAGTACCCCTACCAGTAGTCCTCAACCATCGCCGACCACCGCACCTTCGCCGAGCGCTTCGCCCGGTGGGAAGCCGACCGTGGCCCCAACTCCCCTTCCTCCTACGCCTGTCGTGCAGGAAATAGGAAGGGGGACTGAGAAAGTTATCTTCTGGCATGGTCTTGGCGGTGCAGATGGGGAGACTATGCAGGTCCTGCTGCAGAAGTACACCAAAGAGAAAGGAATCGCTGTTAGGTCTGAGACCTACGACTGGGGCCTGTTCTACCAGAAGCTTCCGACCTCTATAATTGCGGGCACACCACCTGACATGGCGATCATGCACGAATGGGCCATGGCCCAGTTTGGTACGCAGGGGGTGCTGCAATCGGCCGATGACCTATTCTTCAACGCTGGTATTCTAGATAAGAGCGACTACAACGAGGAGATTCTGAAGAAGATCACTATAGATGGTGTTGCCTATGGTGTTCCCTGGGACAACCACGGCTGGGGACTCTGGTACAACACGAAGCTTATAAAGGATGCCGGCTTGGATCCGAACAAGCTTCCTAAGAACGGGCAGGAGTACCTGGAGTGGTGCTATAAGCTCACTACTGATGAAAACGGCAAGCATCCGGATGAGAACGGGTTCAACCCCAAGAAAGTTGCCGTGTACGCAACGCACCCTTCCTGGCTGAGGCCCACACTGCTGTCCACGATCTGGCAGTTCGGTGGAGAGGTGTTTGACCCTGTGAAGAAGAAGGCTTCGTTGGATAGCGAGAACTGCATCAAGGCTGTCCAGTACTGGGTTGACCTGGTCCACGAGCATAGGGTAGCTGCTCCCACAGGCGCTGGCACTACATCGCCAGCCGACCTGTATGCCAATAACAGGCTTGTTCTGATGTGGGAGGGCAGCTGGATGCTAAACTTCTTCAAGGATAGGCCTAAGCTTCTGCCACCTGTTACCAAGGCTGCATCCTTGCCCTCTCTGTCCGATGGCACTCAGGCTGCCTGGATGAGCGCTCACATATTCGTAATCCCCAATGGTATAGAGGGTGATCGTCTTGAGAGAGCTAAAAACCTGATCAAGTGGTTGGAGGATCACAACGCTGAGTGGGCAGACTCCGGTCAGGTGCCTGCCAAATTGTCTGTACAGAACAGCGGTATTATCCAGAAGCTCTGGTCTGTGAGTGCTTTCGCCAAGGAGTTCCAGACTATCGGACGCACTGAACCACAGCATGTGGCCATAACCGAGATACAGGCCCAGTATGAACCAGCGTTTGATGCTGCATTGAATAAGGTGATGTCGGTCAAGGATGCCTTGACTCAGGCCAATCGCAGGATTCAGGATATTTTGGATCGCTACTAGTTTGGTCTTGACTTTGGGCAGGAGAGGGGCCTTCGGGCCCTTCTCCTGGCGTCAGGAGGTCTGCATATGAACACCACTCGCTTAGGAGATATTACAGCAGCCAGGGTAAGCTCCAGATCCCGAATGAGGACCCTGCGCAAGCAGCTTCCCAATTATCTTTTTATATTGCCCTTTCTGTTTTTCTTTACGGTCTTTACGGCCTGGCCCATACTGCAGGGAATAAGGATGAGCTTGTATGACTGGCGCGTGCTTGCAAAGACTCAAAGATTTGTTGGTCTGAAGAACTATCAATCCCTGATGCGAGATGATCAGTGGTGGGAAACTCTTGGCCATACGCTCTATTTCACGGTGCTGACCGTGGCCCTGATGGTAGTGGTCTCCCTGCTTACCGCAGCCGCCCTCAAGCGTAACATTCCGGGCAGGGAGTTCTTCAGGGTGCTCTTCTACACTCCA includes these proteins:
- a CDS encoding MFS transporter produces the protein MSEGVVSGAAYKAGELERERFTRLNFRHNFLIMLADSISFQLATSLMSQVTILPLFVREITDSTLAVGLITAIASLGTLLPAIFVAGYIEQKAIQKWYLFIVALIERFPILALSILTPLLGRSNPDLLLWVFFGAWTMHNLAMGLNMPSYFNLFSKVIPPNRRGITWGLGGTIGGLLAILGSSLSGVLLERYGFPDAFALIFFIAFVILFVGILGFPFTRELPSEDVTRHRSILEYLRRAPKLLLEDREFGLFVGAQAIYTLAFMASAFYTAYAIDRFGASPQQVALFTTILMGSNTVANLLYGTLADRRGNKIVLQVAMSSGVIAPLIAAMAPSIEWFYIVFALNGLMIVGSNMGSSNMPLEFAPPGQVPTYSSINMAITAPLRSLVPILGGVIAGYGYVIIFVIAMMAALLALLVTSMLVRDPRFTRSTKL
- the sppA gene encoding signal peptide peptidase SppA; this translates as METPAQPQHQTQPQPQPRKRSWIPIVVFLSALVVACVACVALAVLMGRSVESTAESIHEEAVQGSGEWKIAIIPVTGTIQESAGGFTTSAATPESLKAMLDQAENDSKVKAIILEVDSPGGEVVASDEMYREILDFKQRTRKPVVVRMVSTAASGAYYISMAADKIVANPMTLTGSLGVIMEYMNFSKAADKVGISQVVIRSGEFKDIGNPFRDPTKEERQILQQLVDEAYNQFVNVIAQGRKMPTSRVRQLADGRVYSGQQAKQLGLVDELGNLDKAVQVAEQLAGIKNAQVVRYRHSVSLLSLLSSRLQMSTEPDAMKILRSAGYDITPRLMYIYRP
- a CDS encoding ABC transporter permease, yielding MLRFIVNRLLWMIPVLWLVGTVTFFLMHAAPGSPWDVRVGGKNISPELEKSFNRKYGLDKPLVVQYLIYWRNVLKLDFGQSYSNESQTVVQRIMAGFPYSARIGLYAWVMALVLGISLGIIAALKQNTWIDYVSLFFATVGYTIPSFVLGIFLLIIFAVKLGWVPVLFAGWKSYILPSVALGLSTAAFIARLTRASVLEIIRQDYIRTARAKGLPPRIINLRHIVRNALIPVVTISGPALASLITGTIIIENVFNVPGMGYLFIQSISARDYPVIMGTTLFYTFFIVIGNLLVDLTYGLVDPRIKTS
- a CDS encoding peptide ABC transporter substrate-binding protein; this translates as MDSHKRSFKMLLATGVMSLFLAACGGGGGGQTPTPSTASPSPSPAASPTPVASPVASPTPAASATPAVSQTPTVSETPTTGGQTSGGQAYKLGPALMGGGAENPDADPNATLTIDYAKGAQTFDPQVESFVNEIQVSSQVFAPLLALDKDNNLVANAAESMTVSPDGKTYTFKIRSGMTYSDGKPVTAENYAYAIKRACDPNVNGKYSSILYAIQGCQAWREADLEKDKAKLPQLKAVVDKAVTATDDQTLVIKLTQPAGYFPYVMATWVTYPSRQDLVEAGGTNWWKDPKYFIGNGPFKMVSYNPQQGVVFERNDNYFRGKPGVAKLVFKVINDPQVGFLAYQRGELDAVGISSDQLPQIKGDLQKQLVRQVDAATFYIGFNLEKKPFDNQKVRQAIAYALNREQYIRQINGGVGKPAGTFIPPGIPGHQDEVQQTYDPEKARQLLAEAGYPNGRGFPPQKLYYDAEDSAAKKRAIFIQQNLKQVLNIDIVATPLESTTLQSMLNDRSKNPPIYRLGWIQDYPHPQDWDSLVFGNNSPLAPNGWNDPEFNALVNKADKLPIDQAIPLYQQAEKILVEKAPVAFQFHSESLVLIKPNVKGVSHHLSDPLGLIYESDKIYKTK
- a CDS encoding Yip1 family protein, which encodes METLRILWAPNEEFPRLLKAGGTRWAVGTVSLLAFLNLITTLINLNSGVLQLEQQYFPDVPRDVLQATQQAMKVLTPVAAATYPFITWLVLGVLMYLTGRVFGGTGRLSSMLVVSGVSQLPLIVGLVAGSVLAAAASTTSPDSPAAAFLGSLSFSLLIGQFMWMAWLAVTGIRHVHQLDPRKSTASCGLSCLGCLGVFFILMFVAAIILSLVITTRVSS
- a CDS encoding class II fumarate hydratase; amino-acid sequence: MTDGRFRIERDSMGEVRVPADAYYGAQTQRAVENFPISDLRFPRRFIKALGQIKMAAAEVNADLGLLDPEIARAIVQAAQEVIEGKMDSQFVVDIFQTGSGTSTNMNANEVIANRAIELLGGEIGTKSPVHPNDHVNLGQSSNDVIPTAIHVSTLSAIQEDLEPALSELLAALREKSVEFMPIIKTGRTHLQDATPIRLGQEFEGYAGQVERALQRLSYAKAELSEVALGGTAVGTGINTHPEFARRVCEKLSQLNGFEIRETTNHFQAQSSLDACVLTSGVLKTIAVSLMKIANDIRWLGSGPRAGIGELELPEVQPGSSIMPGKVNPVIAESLLMVCAQVIGSDAVVATGGQWGNFELNTMMPVVAYNLLQSVEIMASASSNFARKCVRGLRATERGPQLVEQGLAICTALAPEIGYDAAAKIAQEAHRTGRTIREVARERTQLSDEELDRILNPEVMTEPGRNIGPAGG
- a CDS encoding ABC transporter permease, whose protein sequence is MAEAADQITALREASAVRPRGLWVDAWRRLKRNKMAIAGAIYILIMALIAIFADVLAPHNPNAIDPTAAPNTPPFWVAGHNPQYLLGTDSLARDELSRLIYGARVSLIVGFVPVFIVTAIGVTVGMTSGWLGGRADNIIMRIVDVVYAFPALLFYIVVQSAFRDSKIGDIFGGLLLLFIAFAITDWVSMARLVRGEVLRLKNREFVEAAKALGVPTRRILIRHILPNSLAPIIVSIAFGVPSYILAESSLSYLGLGVKPQTPTWGSMVYDSFPQVTYAPEFVLMPSILIALIMLAFTFLGDGLRDALDPYMGK